Proteins co-encoded in one Echeneis naucrates chromosome 22, fEcheNa1.1, whole genome shotgun sequence genomic window:
- the LOC115036388 gene encoding interleukin-6 receptor subunit beta: protein MEGVAAVVSICLLGAGLNFALPPAATSVTSKPFPRPPRLIGCVFQNRANATCHWEAGDLPATRYTLQIQKFIGGESFTTKRFVDQYNCVTSGTSCTANLRASSVRFIFCVTVMAHSRSANVSSSPRCQPGRIELMLPPVTLSHVDPVNRMSKCLNITWKRTLGVFPVALSEIKGGALSSQVEVTQEGQLGVQVKNAPVKDYSFQVCLFRPDTSYTIRLRHHYRGPQSPWSPWSNALQGRTAEDAPSAAPAFWRQVKQTDKNGSRLISLFWKPLPRSLANGRVLFYNVTCQTDSAQVRKYGSCRDLHHTNMSCTLRLSAERCSCALTASNSAGMSPEAHIRLRGASEAEQPPPSQITATPLDDNNLAVSWAAPANRSVSGFVVEWFAVREKSSSITHWERLNSSCTTHIITKGVKPMERYTISVTVLYGDRGAGKNGMLHIYTRQGVPSAGPVVEVHKISGGSVELSWSPVPVELCHGFIRKYILHYSTANQPARNVIVHGHVRRYSLGKLLPGNYDISMQANTDAGSGAAGPVVNVHIGPDEISVAAYAVLPLLLTFLTLALMACLAQNKMVKQKLCQFVPDPSNSSLAHWIPITTVTSVEQPSTPEKPKIKYSEVTLLGETELQNSGLHEAQTPQRTRMSESTRSPIRPRTTSDTDPTSYPLIYSTAIFSQTPPKNPPPAILSPAYLHLSDWQHSTVSVSDVRQKPGSDGELRRSGTQESTALDSAPSVTDKLQTFRLFLKQNQSLVSFPDFSSVPTSCTLLFHQAEAHSHRHSFLRSNFNSVPSLQPDTFAHPSAPAFLPPVFVDFSYCPVKCDAYISPAV, encoded by the exons ATGGAGGGGGTTGCAGCTGTGGTTTCCATCTGCCTACTGGGGGCTGGACTCAACTTTG CCCTGCCCCCTGCCGCAACCAGTGTGACCTCCAAACCCTTCCCCCGACCCCCGCGGCTAATTGGCTGTGTGTTCCAGAATCGAGCCAACGCCACCTGTCACTGGGAGGCTGGAGACCTGCCAGCGACGCGCTACACACTGCAAATCCAGAAGTTTATAGG AGGTGAGTCCTTCACAACGAAACGTTTTGTGGACCAGTACAACTGCGTTACGTCTGGCACCAGCTGCACAGCGAATCTCAGAGCGTCGTCAGTGAGGTTCATCTTTTGCGTCACTGTCATGGCACACAGTCGGAGCGCCAACGTATCATCATCTCCTCGGTGTCAGCCTGGTAGAATTGAAT tgATGTTGCCTCCAGTGACTTTGAGCCATGTGGATCCAGTCAACAGGATGTCCAAATGTCTGAACATCACATGGAAACGCACCTTGGGTGTTTTCCCCGTGGCACTGTCTGAAATCAAAGGCGGAGCACTGAGTTCCCAAGTTGAGGTCACACAGGAGGGGCAG CTTGGTGTCCAGGTCAAAAATGCGCCGGTGAAAGACTACAGCTTCCAGGTTTGTCTCTTCAGGCCAGACACTTCATATACCATCCGGCTCCGTCACCATTACCGGGGCCCACAGAGCCCTTGGAGCCCGTGGAGCAATGCACTCCAGGGGAGGACAGCTGAGGACG CTCCATCTGCAGCGCCAGCTTTCTGGAGACAAGTGAAACAAACGGACAAGAATGGGTCGAGGCTCATCTCCCTTTTTTGGaag CCCTTACCTCGCTCTCTGGCCAACGGCAGAGTCCTCTTCTATAATGTCACCTGTCAGACAGACAGCGCTCAAGTTCGGAAGTACGGGAGCTGCAGAGATTTACACCATACAAATATGTCCTGCACCCTGCGCCTCTCTGCAGAGCGCTGCTCCTGCGCTCTGACAGCCTCCAACTCTGCCGGGATGTCGCCAGAAGCCCACATACGGCTCCGTGGGGCCTCTGAAGcag aGCAGCCCCCGCCGAGCCAAATCACCGCAACTCCACTGGATGACAACAACTTAGCCGTTAGCTGGGCAGCTCCAGCCAATCGATCAGTGAGCGGCTTCGTTGTGGAGTGGTTCGCCgtcagagagaaaagcagcagcatcacgCACTGGGAGAGGTTGAACAGCTCGTGCACAACACACATCATCACAA AGGGTGTAAAGCCGATGGAGCGTTACACTATTTCTGTCACTGTCCTCTACGGCGATCGAGGGGCGGGGAAGAACGGGATGCTTCACATTTATACACGGCAAGGAG TGCCCTCAGCTGGTCCTGTGGTGGAGGTGCACAAGATCTCTGGAGGGAGTGTGGAGCTCAGCTGGAGTCCGGTGCCCGTGGAGCTGTGTCACGGTTTCATTCGGAAGTACATACTGCACTACTCCACAGCAAACCAGCCGGCCAGGA ACGTGATTGTGCACGGTCATGTTCGACGTTACTCCCTGGGGAAGCTGTTGCCTGGTAACTACGACATCTCCATGCAGGCCAACACCGACGCTGGCAGTGGAGCAGCTGGGCCGGTTGTTAATGTGCACATAG GTCCTGATGAAATCTCAGTGGCGGCGTATGCCGTCCTTCCTCTCTTGCTGACGTTCCTGACGCTGGCGTTGATGGCCTGCCTGGCGCAGAATAAGAT GGTGAAACAGAAGCTTTGTCAATTCGTTCCTGATCCTTCTAACAGCAGTCTGGCCCACTGGATCCCAATAACCACTGTGACG AGTGTGGAGCAGCCGTCAACACCAGAGAAGCCCAAAATTAAATACTCTGAAGTCACTCTGCTCGGAGAAACCGAGCTGCAGAATTCAGGCCTGCATGAGGCTCAAACACCTCAAAGGACCAGAATGTCAGAGTCCACCAGGAGCCCGATCAGACCCAGGACTACTTCTGATACGGATCCTACTTCCTACCCCTTAATTTACTCCACCGCCATCTTCTCTCAGACACCTCCTAAAAATCCTCCGCCAGCCATCCTGTCACCTGCTTATCTGCACCTAAGTGACTGGCAGCACAGCACCGTCAGTGTCAGCGACGTCAGACAGAAGCCGGGCAGTGACGGTGAGCTGAGGAGGTCTGGTACACAAGAGAGCACAGCACTGGATTCAGCTCCTTCTGTAACGGATAAGCTCCAAACCTTCCGTCTTTTcctgaaacaaaatcaaagcCTTGTTTCCTTCCCAGACTTTAGCAGCGTCCCAACGTCTTGTACGTTACTCTTTCACCAAGCTGAGGctcattcacacagacactcttTTCTTCGAAGCAACTTTAACTCCGTACCGTCACTCCAACCCGACACCTTCGCCCATCCCAGCGCTCCGGCTTTTCTCCCTCCTGTTTTTGTGGATTTCTCATACTGTCCTGTGAAGTGTGACGCTTACATCTCCCCTGCTGTTTAG